GATGTTGAGGGTTGGCGAAGAGCTCTTCTGCCGTTGCCTGCTCTACAATGCGACCGGCATACATCACGATAACGCGTTCAGCCAGTTGCGAAACCACACCCAAGTTGTGGCTGATAAATTGAACTGCCGTCCCTGTGGTATCACGAAGCTCTTCAAGCAAATCCAGAACCTGAGCCTGAACCGTTACATCGAGTGCAGTTGTTGGTTCATCGGCAATAATCAGTTCCGGCTCACATGCCAATGCCATGGCAATCATTACGCGCTGTCGCATCCCACCGGAGAGTTCATGTGGGTAGGCTTTTGCACGTCGAACCGGATCAGGAATATGTACCTTTTCCAGCATTTCAATGGCACGTTCTTGCGCTTCAACCTTGTTGCTACCACGATGCAACTCGAACATTTCAGCGATCTGATCACCGACAGTCACAACCGGGTTCAACGCAGTCATTGGCTCCTGGAAAATCATGGCAATACCTTCA
The nucleotide sequence above comes from Grimontia kaedaensis. Encoded proteins:
- a CDS encoding ABC transporter ATP-binding protein, which produces MDQTILDVRQLRVAFKGYPAVNDISFHIKKGEILGVVGESGCGKSLAALTLMGLQPKVMKASGQVVFNGENILANKEADWQQVRGEGIAMIFQEPMTALNPVVTVGDQIAEMFELHRGSNKVEAQERAIEMLEKVHIPDPVRRAKAYPHELSGGMRQRVMIAMALACEPELIIADEPTTALDVTVQAQVLDLLEELRDTTGTAVQFISHNLGVVSQLAERVIVMYAGRIVEQATAEELFANPQHPYTQGLLATLPRIGGVRDVLPAIPGAVPPLDQRGQGCPFADRCGKATPTCIATMPEEVELNAVHTVACHHI